The Homo sapiens chromosome 21, GRCh38.p14 Primary Assembly DNA window CAATCCTATGATACCTTCCAGAGGTTAGATGAAGAAATGCTGAGTAAATATGGAGTTCCCTTCTGTATGCTGTTTTGTCATTTCTTCGATCTCCAGCAAAGACTTTaaacagaaggaaaggagggagacagTGGTGACATCCAAAATAAGGTTGAGGCCAGACTTCTTCAAAGTGATAtgggaagggggcagggaagtgctgggtagggCCTGTGCCCTCAGACCaaagtgaggacaggcactcctgttttcatgcccaaatgttgcattttccaagaccaccctggctcaCAATGTCCCCATCCTCtgcctataaaaaccccgagAACCTAGTGGGCAAATACACAGGCGGCTGGACGTCAAGCGGAACACACCAGCAGAACACACTGACAAATGCTGGCAGGCCATCAGCTGTGGAACACCAAGGGAAATTTGGCTGAGGGTTGTCAGAGGAGAGCCAAGCCTCTGAGCCACCCGACTCCAGGGCaaaaccaccttcccactccatcccccttctagCTCCCCACCCATCTGTTGAGAGCTGCTTACACcattcaataaaaccttgcactaatcctccaagcccacatgtgatctgATTTTTCTGGTACACTAGGACAAGAACCCTAAGATACAGAAAGTcttttgtccttgtgataaggcagagggtctaattgagctgattaacacaagccagCTGCAGATAGCTAAGCTGAAAGAGTTGACTATAACATatgcccactggggctttggGAGCTGTAAACACTCAACCCTAGATGCTGCCATGGGGTCCAAGCCCACACTCCCCATGACCTGCTGGTCTGCATGCTCCCTGCTAGGGGTTTGAGCTGTGGGGCACagaagaagcgagccacaccctATTACATGCCCTGCGAGGGGCATAAAGGAACTTTCCTCATTTCAAAAATGGCAGAGAAGGAAGGGTGCTCACACACATGTCTTCTAGCATGTTCTCTTTTCCCCTTATCTCGCTTTTTTCCACTAGGCTAGGATTTGATTCCAGCTAGATAAAGGCCAGCCCATGGTTTGTATCTGATCCACTGTTGAGGCTTCCTACTTCTGAGTGAAAAAGCTTCCAAATCTATTAATAGATATAGCCAACTTTCACTCAGCTGCCAAATCAAAGAATGAACAAAGGCAAAATAGTTACCATTTAGATAGGCTTCTGAGACGCTTGATTTCATATAAGACATCTGCATGCCTAACTTCCCTTTTCATTCTATCAACGTCTATCTAtggagtgcctactatatgctaGGGACTGTTTCTGTGCTACAGGCATATTCATCATGCCATTCATTTGATTTCTAACTGAAGGCCCTTTTTCTTCTGCCTCCCAATTTCAGCTGTCATCACCTGTCAAAATCACTATTTGCTCTGGTATTTATGGTGAAAGGAGTCATTACTAGTCATCATGAGACCATCTGTACAATGTCACTGGGTAGTGACATGGCCTCTGTTCAGACTCTAAGATGTTCCATCTTGCAGGATGGATATTAATGCCACTAAATCCATCTTCAGCATTCTTGAATGAGAGCATTTGCAATAGCTATTACATCTTTGCAATAGCATGAAGACAGAAGACAGCATATTATTATCAAAGACTGCACATTACAATCAAATTATAATACTACAAGCAGAAAATAGATTACCTTTCCtctatttttaatgtactttatAAACTTGGACAGACAAGCCGTGTCCAGAGGGGGTTATGGTGGTCAGGCATGTAGCATGATTTCACAGGGCTATGAGGATCTCCTGTGGGCTCCTGGCTAGATGTTAACCTTTTAATTTAAGGGAGTAACTTCCAAAAATGGTGGTACATGAGAACCACGAATGAGGCAGCCTTAGGAGGAATTTAAtcatctgtttttttatttaagtaattaattattttttggtttatttgtatgTCCTAAAATGACCCATTGTTCATTCTGTTGCATATTCAGAAGTTAGACAACACTGATTTAAGCATTTGCCCAGCATATAAAAACCAACTCAAATTCTGCTGGCTTATAAAGTATTTGAAGTCAGAGGAGATCATTTCAAGCCACTACATGATGTAGGCAGCTCATAAATATAAGTGAGGTGGTTCAGTGGATTTGTGATTTGTTTGATGATTGATGCTTCATATTCTAATCCATCATCACAGACATGatgtattttcttattaaacATGAAAGAATATTTGTCAAGTGCACGAGAATAtagttttcagaaattttcttGAAACCCAAAGCTTCTTAATTCATCTCACATTCTCTCACTTATGATAGAGACATTAACCAACACAACAAAATAATAGTGCAGGCTTGATGCGTAGTCACAACTGAAATTTGGCTGTAGAGCTGGGAGACAAGAGGGGTGGTTAGAGTTGTGGGGATGATAAGAAGCATGTCCCACATCCGTGGAGCAACTCTTCTTCAGTTCCAGCCAACTGTGAGTGAGAAAACCCAGGATCACCAgactttcagaatttttaaaaaagaaatcacaaatccaaatttttgtgaatttttgatTGTTGAATATTAGCAACTAATTTATAGTTGAATAAAATGCCCGGGGGGGCCTGCacttgtgagatgaatgaacctATGTGGGCTGGATTTGACAGAGGACCTGTGAGTTTATGGTCTATTATTTCAACTGGTACCATTCACCAGCCCATTAGTGCAGGGAAGGCAGGATATGCATGGGGAGGAGAAGGGCACTATTGCAAAGCGGGGAGGGAAGTCATAAGGGTAAGCCCTGATAAACACATTTGCTGACTTTGTTAATTTGATTATTTCCAGTTAACAAAAAGTTACCCTTAGTTGTGATAGGATGGTTATCTTCAAAAAGTTCCTTGGAAAATGAGGATTTGAGAAAGAAATGGTCTTCACAGCATCTTGTGGGCTAGGACTTTTCTCGCAGCTGCCAAGAGCCTATAGACAGAAATTTAGATATTTAGAAGATCACAAGATAAAGTTGTTAAAAGTAGCTGTTTGATGTGGAGGAagcttctttgtcatttttttttttttacttatgcaaGTTTTATCTAGTGAGTTCTAAAGAAAATTCCaattaaacatacatttacattAAGAAAAAGTTGATACTTTCAGTATCTGTTGTATAATTACCTTTTTATTAAATAGATTTGCAATTCCATGACATTAGCCATGGCTTTATACTTCTTGAGCCCCTGACATCACATATTTGGACTTTGGCATATATTCTGTCAGGGAATTTGTCttgaatttttagaaaacatatatCCAAAGAACATAATAAAGCTATcagacattttcttattttgttttctgttttgatttggGATTAAACAGCAGCAAAGACAAGAAAAACACCAACAACACATACAGCAAAGTAATTACTAAAAGTGAGGCTGGAGCTCCAGAGAGACACATTGTCCTGACAGGTGTCCGAGGGAGACCTGGTGTTCCATGTAAGTCCCTGATGTCTTAGAGAGACTGTCATGAGCACATGCTCAGACATCTTGGGCAGGGCATGTtaggcagaggcagagacagatgTAACCTAATGAAGGGTAAGCTTGAGGGTACTTCTCTTGCCTGACATTTTCCAAAGCTCTGTTATCACTCCTGGGGAGACTGGGAGGAACCCGCTGCTCCAGCTATGCTGCTGTGGCCTAGGAGTCCCTCGTGGCATCCTCAGGCTGTGGGTGTATCCGGAGAGCTGCCTGCACTACTTCTAATATATCTAGTCCCCAGGGTCAACCTTATAAACCTtagaaagttttccttttttttttttttttttttttttgaaacagagtctcactctgtcgcccaggctggagtgcagtggcgccatctcggctcactgcaagctctgtctccggggttcacgccattctccagcctcagcctcccgagtagctgggactacaggcgcccgccaccacatccagctaattttttgtatttttagtaaagacagggtttcaccgtgttagccaggatggtctctatctcctgacattgtgatccgcccgcctcggcctcccaaagtgttgggattacaggcgtgagccacagcccccggcccatagttttccttttaagaagAAGGATTGGAACGAGGATACTGCTCTGCCACAAACTAGAAGACCCCTACAACCCTGGATCCACAGCTGTTTGCAGCCGATCCTCATGCAAATTGCCAACAGATACAGGTGGGAGGTGAACCAGGGACATCTGGACAAGAGGCGCACAATCTCAGGCTTGAAGCACTGCTGAAATGAAATGACAGAGGGTGTTACAGCTGTGGCGTTGCTCACAACAAATggcaatgttaaaaaaaaaaaacttttctgtgtcataaaaaataattcaagtatTTTTGATGTACTATTTCTAAAAGAAACACCAAGTTTTACTTCCATTTGTTCTACAGAAAATCATGTGGACAAAACCATTGTCATGTGTAGAGATGATCAAAGACCGACTATGCAaccaaaaaatgtagaaaaagattATAGATGAGGATGATGATAAAGGTATATTATTGTCTTGATTTTGTGACATCTTGGGTTTTGTTAACTATGGAAGTTTTTATTCTAAGTTAATATCCATGTTTATATCTATTATTATATTCctaatattgtgtttttaatgagGATCTCCAAATTATACTTTTCAACACCACAAAACCTAAATCCACCTCTTTAAAGAGGGCTGGGACAGAGTCACGAAAAACATAGAAGCTGGTGTTACCCCGCAAATGCTCAGAAGGCAGTCAACATTTTGAGGTGGGGGTTTAGAGGTGTTGTAGACAGGTAGGCTCCAGAACACTTACAAATATGAATGCATCATACAAAAGTCATCAAATAAGTTTATTTGAAAgcattttgatttgcttttagGATGGAGTCCTGAGCATCCTTCTGCTATTGTGACTACTCTGACTTGTTTCCTACCTCATCTCAGCAGTGTcttctactttcctttttttcacatGGGTCCTTATtgttgtatttgtatttatttattttttgcttttgttttgatttcttttttctaaatactaattttttaaaaaaatttgttcaaGATGATATCTATGTCTAGTTATCTCTCAATTCCTTTGGCTTACTTTTATATAGGCCCTCGAGACTGGACTTACAAGCACTGATTATAGTAAATAACAGATGGCAAACTATTTTGGAGAGTGTGAACAATAAGATTTCTGCCTCTAGGCCACTGACAAAAAAAGATGAATACATTGCTATCCCCACCCAAGACAGAAAGAATTTCCCAGCCAAAACAGGAGCAGATGTATAAATCATGGGCAGAGAAAATAAGAGGGGTTTTCCTGGACATAATGGAGTAGGGACTAATCACATACTGTCATAGCATTTGTAACATAAATGCATTTCATTGACGCAGAGCTGTAAAAACAAAAGGAGTTCTTCCATAAATATAAGATGAAGGGTGTTAGTTAACTGCAATGACAAAGAAGATTACTAAGTTGCTTATATGAAATGTGGGAGCTTAAATGTGTGAAGGATGACCCTGTAAGGTGCCACACCCACGGCTGAACGTATATAAATGGTCCTGTCCAGATGTGGCATGCAAACTCAGAATCTTCTCAGTGTAACTCAGCTGAACTCACATCTCCCATCAACATGTCCTACAACTGCTGCTCTGGAAACTTCTCCTCCCGCTCCTGTGGTGGCTACCTGCACTACCCAGCCTCCTCCTGTGGCTTTTCCTACCCCAGCAACCAGGTCTACAGCACTGACCTCTGCTCTCCCAGCACGTGCCAGCTGGGTTCCTCTCTCTATAGGGGCTGTCAGCAGACCTGCTGGGAGCCCACCAGCTGCCAGACATCCTATGTGGAGTCCAGCCCCTGCCAGACCTCCTGCTACCGTCCCAGAACCTCCTTGCTCTGCAGTCCCTGCCAGACAACTTACTCTGGGTCTCTAGGCTTTGGATCCAGCAGCTGCCGCTCCCTGGGCTATGGATCGAGGAGCTGCTACTCAGTGGGCTGTGGGTCCAGTGGCTTCAGATCCCTGGGTTATGGAGGCTGTGGCTTCCCTTCCCTGGGCTATGGCGTTGGATTCTGCCGCCCAACCTACTTGGCTTCTAGGAGCTGCCAGTCTTCTTGCTACAGACCAACTTGTGGATCAGGCTTCTACTATTGATCATCTTGTTAAATTGCTGATTTTGTTGGCTAATGCCTTCAATGCCTCTACTCATAACCTTTATTGTCTTCATCATGTACAGAAAGAATTAGCCTCTTATTCTATAATTATCAAGTTCTCAGTTTGTCTTTGTCCCCAAATACTGGCTGGCAGGCTTCATCTGAAAAACTGTAATTGGAGAACTAGCtcaaaataaatcttgaaatacACATTAAAAGTAGAATTTATATTATTCGATTTTCTTCCACAATTGTATAAAAAGTCAAATCATTTTAATCCAATAAATCCATTGGTCTCATATTCAGCTATGTTTGTGGTGGTTTTATATTGCTAGGGTTTTGGTTGTGATGTATTAGGCAATTATTATGAAACAattggtgtatatatataggaatagGTTTCAAAATCATATGAAGTTTGCGATTCAGACAAACTTTTGGGGGCCTCAGAGATTTTTGTTATTCAAACTACAGGTAGTGGAAGTCTACTAAATTTACAgacttttattcattaaaatatcagAATCAGGAATTAGCTTGATCCCCTTATAAAATGTGGATTCTTGTGTCTATGCCAACAAGCATAAGGTAGCAAACTAGTTGATAGTTATATCAGGAAtctgcagagaaaaaaatactatttagaaCAATATGGTTATAgatatacataaaagaaaaatggaattgaaGAGAAACAAAAGTGATTTGAAGTAACTTTTGAAGTCACCCAATATTTGTTGGTAATCATGATCAAATGCCTGCATCTCATTGATGAGAATTCAATATGATTCAGTTATCTACATATGTGTAATAAGGGATACCATGAAACTTGAATGGAGGATTGATATTCCACCTTGGTTTGTATTCATGTTTCACACTAAGTAAAGCTGAAGATAATAACCTTTTGATATCATCAGAAGTGATAATTTAATTCACATCTGAGCATAAAATTAGGgaaatgttatttctcttttttgtggtAGCATTCTTTGTTTTCTCAGGCAAAGCAGTTCCAGAAACAGGTGTGAAGATAAATAGATTTCAATAAGGAACCTAaagttgagaagaaaaaaagagctcaaacaacGTTCAATAACTATTCCCATGCATTATTCCTTTAGACAACAGCTGTTAGAGAAAGAGATCCATTATACATGTAAATgatgttaaatgtaaaaatatggagACACAAAGATGATAAGGAATGTACAGGGAAACTTATTGTACGATATCTTGAAGGAGCTGCAAATTTTTGACTTGCAAAGACAGAAATATCGGAGGGGAGAAGTCTGGGAAGATTACACGCAATAAGCAAAGCAGAAGGGGCTGAAAGTCTTTGTGTATTCAAGGAATTATTGGAAATTTAGCTCAGTTACAATGCAAAGTGATTTAATATGGTGTGGTAATGACAAACATGTTCATTCAAACTACTAACACAGTCTTGAGAtagggcactttttttttttttttttttttttttttttgggacagagtcttgctctgtcacccaggctggagtgcagtggcgcaatctctgctcactgcaacctctgcctcctgggttcaagcgagtttCATGcttcagtctccctagtagccgggattacaggtgcccaccaccacgcctggctaatttttttgtacttttagtagagacggggttttgccatgttggccagagtggtctccaactcctgacctcaggtgatccgctcgcctcggcctcccaaagtgctgagattacaggcatgagccccacacCCGGCCGAGATTGGGcacttttattccattttctcttctattctAATCActtatgtacttttaaaaagaaatcttttatcCAATGATTAGGTATAAATTATTAGGTTCATACCTAAGGTTAAATAAGTTAAAATCAAATgcttacaaatgaaaaaacaatttataattaatgtcttttgtttagaaaatctagacaaggaaaatacatgtgaaaatattcagaaattatgAGTGTCAACATCTAAGAAAGGTCttgatatataaacatacatgtgaaaatatttagaaattaccAGGGCCAAAATCTAAGAAAGGTGTTGATAAATAAACAAGCAGAAAGCCATGGAATTCATGACTACTTTTAGAATAGGAATGTTGTCAAATCCAAAAGAGAGGCTGAAGTTCAGCTCCAAATCATTTCAGTGCTTAAGTTAAGAGGATATAGGAATACCAGGGTTCTTGTTCTATCCttccaaaatcaaatttaaattctTCCAGGAGGAGGATAACATCACAGTGAGctctaaattatttctttatatagataaatttagatacaaatgtaaatatagatacctatttatatatagatatagataccaTTGCAGATATAGTTATATCTAGATACACATGAAGACGCAGATATAGTCTAGTACCCAACAAAAATTTACCAGGCTTCAGAAGTTAAGAAATTATTAAATCcaaaatatagatatatgtagCAGAATTAGGCTTACAAGAGCttcagtaaatgaaaatattagacataaatgttaaataactACACTTGACATGCTTAGGGAATAAAAAGATAGATGAAAAATTTTGGCAGAGTACTGAAGTATATTAAAAGAaccaaaaacagattttaaaattaaaaaatgtgataaattaaaatattgaattgGTGAAcggattaaaacaaaattaaacatggCTAAAGAGATAATTAGTT harbors:
- the KRTAP13-1 gene encoding keratin-associated protein 13-1, which produces MSYNCCSGNFSSRSCGGYLHYPASSCGFSYPSNQVYSTDLCSPSTCQLGSSLYRGCQQTCWEPTSCQTSYVESSPCQTSCYRPRTSLLCSPCQTTYSGSLGFGSSSCRSLGYGSRSCYSVGCGSSGFRSLGYGGCGFPSLGYGVGFCRPTYLASRSCQSSCYRPTCGSGFYY